The proteins below come from a single Treponema phagedenis genomic window:
- a CDS encoding DNA repair helicase XPB, producing MSDALKPLIIQGDRSILLDVHTPEAQEARFSLIPFAELEKSPEHLHTYRLTPLSLWNAASAGFSAEQIMQTLIRFSRFTVPESILAWMKETISRYGKIRLLPTETSDTTEYLRLEAETEMIYKEIAASKSIAKFLTPDPSKKRSFILPVLHRGSVKQALLKQGWPVQDEVPLRDGAPLAIALKEKTSKNEALILRDYQKEAASSFVGDKSAGTGFGTIVLPCGAGKTVVGMLVMSMLQTDTLILTTNVAALYQWKRELLDKTDISENTIGLYSGETKEIRPVTLATYQILTWRKTTDSPFEHFELFRKRDWGLIIYDEVHLLPAPVFRITAELQIIRRLGLTATLIREDGCEGDVFSLVGPKRYDVPWKELEEAGWIAHAYCIEVRIALDSKKEIDYAIASQREKYRIASENPRKLPIIIKLLEKHADAQILIIGQYIAQLTEIATEIQAPVITGKMPNAEREILYNDFRMGKIKVLVVSKVANFAIDLPDASVAIQISGSFGSRQEEAQRLGRILRPKEESSYFYTLVTRQSVEEEFAEHRQKFLAEQGYEYSILTEDEIE from the coding sequence ATGTCCGATGCCTTAAAACCTTTGATAATTCAAGGGGATCGCTCTATCCTTTTGGATGTTCATACTCCTGAAGCACAAGAAGCCCGCTTCTCCCTAATTCCTTTTGCGGAATTAGAAAAATCTCCCGAACATTTACATACTTACCGGCTTACGCCGCTTTCATTATGGAATGCGGCAAGCGCAGGCTTTTCCGCAGAGCAAATAATGCAAACGCTTATACGCTTTTCCCGCTTTACCGTTCCGGAATCAATTCTTGCCTGGATGAAAGAGACTATCAGCAGGTACGGAAAAATCAGATTGCTTCCGACCGAAACTTCTGATACTACGGAATATCTGAGACTGGAAGCGGAAACCGAAATGATTTATAAAGAAATCGCCGCCTCCAAGTCGATTGCAAAATTTTTAACGCCGGATCCGTCAAAAAAACGCTCCTTTATTTTACCCGTTTTACACAGAGGAAGCGTAAAGCAAGCATTATTAAAACAGGGTTGGCCGGTGCAAGATGAGGTGCCTTTACGAGATGGAGCTCCGCTTGCAATCGCATTAAAGGAAAAAACTTCCAAAAATGAAGCGCTCATACTGCGAGACTACCAAAAAGAAGCTGCATCATCATTTGTCGGAGATAAATCCGCAGGTACAGGCTTTGGCACAATTGTATTGCCTTGTGGGGCGGGGAAAACCGTGGTTGGCATGTTGGTTATGTCAATGTTGCAAACCGACACGCTTATTCTTACCACCAATGTTGCCGCCTTATATCAGTGGAAGCGGGAACTTTTAGATAAAACCGATATTTCTGAAAATACCATCGGACTTTATTCGGGGGAGACAAAAGAAATCCGCCCGGTTACTCTTGCAACCTACCAAATTCTTACATGGAGAAAAACAACGGATTCTCCATTTGAACATTTCGAGCTTTTTAGAAAAAGAGATTGGGGACTCATCATTTATGATGAAGTGCATCTTTTACCCGCGCCGGTATTTCGTATTACTGCTGAATTACAAATTATCAGACGGCTCGGACTTACCGCAACTCTTATTCGTGAAGACGGTTGTGAAGGGGATGTTTTTAGTTTGGTCGGTCCGAAACGCTATGACGTTCCGTGGAAAGAACTTGAGGAAGCGGGCTGGATTGCGCACGCCTATTGCATAGAAGTTCGTATTGCGCTGGACAGCAAAAAAGAGATTGATTATGCAATAGCCTCTCAAAGAGAAAAGTACCGGATCGCAAGTGAAAACCCGAGGAAGTTGCCGATTATCATCAAGCTTTTAGAAAAACACGCAGACGCCCAGATTCTCATTATTGGACAATATATTGCGCAACTTACCGAAATTGCAACGGAAATACAGGCGCCGGTAATTACCGGTAAAATGCCGAATGCCGAACGGGAAATACTATACAATGATTTTAGAATGGGAAAAATAAAAGTGCTGGTTGTTTCAAAAGTTGCAAATTTTGCCATTGACTTGCCCGACGCATCGGTTGCTATTCAAATTTCAGGTTCTTTCGGCAGCAGACAAGAAGAGGCACAGCGGCTTGGAAGAATCTTGCGGCCTAAAGAAGAAAGCTCATACTTTTATACACTGGTTACCAGACAATCGGTTGAAGAAGAATTTGCGGAACATAGGCAAAAATTTCTTGCCGAACAGGGATATGAATATTCAATTTTAACGGAGGATGAAATTGAATAA
- a CDS encoding ISNCY family transposase, translating into MKLFMSIDQITRGHVIANCLEGRCTVQQAALRLNLSRRRVQQLKKAFKEKGLAAMLHGNSQRPSAKKTSKEIEQRLLALRSDPALSKSNFLHFHEIVTEEYQLQLSYSTLRRILLSNGICSPKKRRTRKKVHKTRNRRACFGELLQVDATPFPWFGGKEKSALHAFIDDARGMITGLYLCKNECLLGYLEVLRQTLENYGLPAALYPDKCSVFFVNAKKQLSIEEQLQGTEEQVTQFGKIIKYLGIDMFPAHSSQAKGRVERLWQTLQSRLPVEFARRGITTIEQANQFLKEYIGIFNKQFGVPACDSYSMFVPTPKTLDLDKLLSSVITRKLSSGSTISIKNNLFKIEQNKFGAGATVNVLISQKHGIRALIHDEFYPIVPLDDIYRTDTVGRTGDLPQVVIDLIYEFLLKDAKAG; encoded by the coding sequence ATGAAATTATTTATGAGCATTGATCAAATTACACGAGGACATGTTATCGCCAACTGCTTAGAGGGGCGATGTACGGTACAACAAGCTGCGCTTCGATTAAACCTTTCACGAAGACGCGTACAGCAATTAAAAAAGGCGTTCAAAGAAAAGGGTTTAGCAGCAATGCTGCATGGCAACAGTCAGCGACCTTCTGCAAAGAAGACCTCGAAAGAAATTGAGCAGCGATTACTTGCGCTGCGAAGCGATCCCGCATTGTCAAAAAGCAATTTTTTGCATTTTCATGAAATAGTAACTGAAGAATATCAATTGCAGCTGTCATATTCGACTCTGCGCCGTATTCTGTTATCAAATGGAATTTGTTCACCAAAGAAAAGACGAACACGAAAGAAGGTGCATAAAACGCGCAATAGAAGAGCTTGCTTCGGAGAGCTGTTGCAAGTGGACGCAACCCCGTTTCCTTGGTTCGGCGGGAAAGAAAAATCCGCATTACATGCTTTTATTGATGATGCACGCGGAATGATTACCGGTCTTTATTTATGCAAAAACGAGTGCCTGCTCGGATATTTAGAAGTTCTGCGGCAGACACTCGAAAATTACGGACTCCCTGCCGCTCTTTATCCGGATAAGTGTAGCGTTTTTTTTGTTAATGCAAAAAAACAGTTATCCATTGAGGAGCAATTACAAGGAACCGAGGAACAAGTAACACAATTCGGCAAAATTATCAAGTACTTAGGAATCGATATGTTCCCGGCTCATTCATCACAAGCAAAAGGACGTGTTGAGCGATTATGGCAAACTTTACAAAGCCGACTCCCTGTTGAATTTGCACGACGCGGAATTACAACCATAGAGCAAGCAAATCAATTCTTAAAAGAGTATATCGGTATTTTCAACAAACAGTTTGGTGTTCCTGCCTGCGATTCATATTCAATGTTTGTACCGACGCCAAAAACACTCGATCTTGATAAACTGTTGTCATCGGTTATTACGCGCAAACTTTCAAGCGGATCTACCATCTCAATAAAAAACAATTTGTTTAAAATTGAGCAGAATAAATTCGGCGCAGGCGCAACGGTAAATGTATTGATTTCACAAAAACATGGTATACGCGCTTTAATACATGATGAATTCTATCCGATTGTACCGCTCGATGATATATACCGAACCGATACGGTTGGACGAACCGGAGACCTGCCTCAAGTAGTTATTGATTTGATTTATGAATTCTTACTTAAAGATGCAAAAGCAGGATAA
- a CDS encoding Ig-like domain-containing protein, translating into MTRKFKTMFKILFLVLFSFPVFAKGSVDSFDAEDPKTWDKNIDISGKKPGKYNVIVTATDTAGNEGIVGPFNMFIDPKSDLPITHINNPSQGARITGNVNIIGTCADDDAVDYVELQIDKEETIYRAQGKEFWSYYLDTSALEEGEHTISAWGIDINGVKGKPVSVTFHLNNTAPEVEITNMNVGQLVSGKFILHGSVTDKNGIDGLMYSFDSGQTYRDLRISYNKKQQTYTFKLPIDTKNMAEGPNICWFKAFDKQGSVGIYTFLFFVDNTAPEVSFIYPRELDGPQGAIFSIAGKAQDAVGLESLSWKIGRETGDFEIIKGNPYWVKEFDLSKSSTKTAVVEIIAKDKVGNITVAEKTIEIDRNKSIPSIEVIAPEGSVEGNIFLTGMAKDAHGIKEIAYRLDKGVEQRVEAPNGTFSVELPPLAPGSHLVSAYPINIFGIQGSAVTSSFEVVSTAANPEDVEINIESPTLEGGLVQASVRIKGQISGSAQNITCTIGEAAPIRLSSNFDQSVSIANHPDGIIPITIKATASDGSEISVQRAVYKTTEGVFAEMILPPSEDTVNGSILTAFKVSSSFPITSAEYKPVGSSASWQPMELGSLPHIVAGTAADPISKQMQFRFSDSAGNSTIVNRFDFGIDPEADKPRVEIHLPEENAVVFDDFVLSGMVYDDDGAAKIFYKIDDGPFKSIDIQDSFAIPLTVDELGDNAHRVTLYAEDIYGVKSAPVVRNLRVSTAVPQISFAKPVLGETLRRTITISGSASDKNGIAYVELSMDNGSTYNRIQGKENWSYTVDTHVIPDGTNMVFVKATDRYGQTGIGSHLISIDNTPPVVRFEYPVAGGKYDKTLFVAGQAMDNVAMEGITIRLRGLDGQIVPARLAEIKVTEARLIKQEIDISSLVEGHYNLDIIAIDKAKNITELARNFTISRSDIDRVKLLYPLDGEAMTGEFNIYGKINNETPIEKASLFIDGKEFETVDVSRTEFFAFKIKEGVLENGEHSFAVRAVFPGNKVFSSNTHTITYNVSGPWVTIDNFAMGDFAIERPYIRGKAGYALSETDKAVMKSKQALSEEKRTVAEKAVDYIDISFDNGKSFQRIRGKENWKYRVETGDIPEGDHFLLVRATMRNNEVATSRTIFHVDKNPPQVILIAPHEGGRYNENLGFVGLATDDVALNTLNFKLRKGDKSLYGVPKFIQGLHFELGFWGASLWNMGVGLSFFDNNVKVQFHYGQFLDSQYKFFFKNANEKKRYGGHIFSLKLLANVFELPFGYYFGPDWNWFYMTGALGANFSVFSQTQSGRPQVLAALLTQLELPRVRLDKRKTKNFSSFAFFIEGSLWFIPTDVDSKDKSAIKSIIPHLSCGIRADVF; encoded by the coding sequence ATGACCAGAAAATTTAAAACAATGTTCAAAATACTGTTTTTAGTATTGTTTTCATTCCCCGTATTTGCAAAAGGATCGGTTGATTCTTTTGATGCGGAGGATCCAAAAACCTGGGACAAAAATATTGATATCTCAGGAAAAAAACCGGGAAAATATAATGTTATTGTTACCGCAACGGACACCGCGGGCAATGAGGGAATTGTCGGACCTTTTAATATGTTTATTGATCCTAAGTCCGATTTGCCGATAACACATATCAACAATCCATCGCAGGGTGCCCGTATTACCGGAAATGTTAATATTATCGGTACCTGTGCTGATGATGATGCCGTTGATTATGTAGAGCTGCAAATAGACAAAGAAGAGACTATTTATCGAGCTCAAGGCAAAGAATTTTGGTCATATTATTTGGATACTTCAGCACTGGAAGAAGGAGAACACACTATCTCTGCTTGGGGTATAGATATTAACGGCGTAAAGGGTAAACCGGTTTCGGTTACATTTCATTTAAATAATACCGCACCCGAAGTTGAAATTACCAATATGAACGTAGGGCAGCTTGTTTCCGGTAAGTTTATCCTGCATGGAAGTGTAACTGATAAAAACGGTATAGACGGGTTGATGTATTCTTTTGACTCAGGGCAAACGTATCGAGATTTAAGGATATCATATAACAAAAAACAGCAGACCTATACATTCAAACTGCCTATTGATACAAAAAATATGGCGGAAGGGCCGAATATCTGCTGGTTCAAAGCGTTTGACAAACAGGGATCCGTAGGAATTTACACCTTTCTCTTTTTTGTGGATAATACCGCCCCTGAAGTTTCTTTTATATATCCGAGAGAGCTTGACGGTCCGCAAGGAGCTATTTTTTCCATTGCGGGTAAGGCTCAGGATGCGGTAGGCTTAGAATCTCTTTCATGGAAAATCGGACGGGAAACCGGTGATTTTGAAATTATTAAAGGAAATCCTTATTGGGTAAAAGAGTTTGATTTAAGCAAATCAAGTACTAAAACCGCTGTAGTTGAGATTATTGCAAAAGATAAGGTAGGAAATATTACCGTTGCGGAAAAAACAATAGAAATCGACAGGAACAAAAGTATTCCTTCAATAGAGGTTATTGCTCCTGAAGGTTCTGTTGAAGGGAATATATTCCTGACCGGAATGGCAAAAGACGCACACGGAATTAAAGAAATTGCCTATAGACTCGACAAAGGGGTTGAGCAAAGAGTTGAAGCGCCAAACGGAACTTTTTCAGTAGAGCTGCCTCCTTTGGCGCCCGGTTCGCACCTCGTAAGTGCATATCCGATAAATATTTTCGGCATACAAGGCAGTGCGGTAACTTCTTCTTTTGAAGTTGTCTCAACCGCCGCTAATCCTGAAGATGTTGAAATAAACATTGAATCACCGACTTTGGAAGGGGGTCTGGTACAGGCATCGGTTCGTATAAAAGGACAAATCTCGGGAAGTGCCCAAAACATTACCTGTACTATCGGCGAAGCCGCTCCTATACGACTTTCGTCAAACTTTGATCAATCGGTTAGCATTGCGAACCATCCCGACGGGATTATTCCGATAACCATTAAAGCTACCGCAAGTGATGGCTCTGAAATATCCGTGCAAAGAGCGGTGTATAAAACAACGGAAGGCGTTTTTGCGGAAATGATTCTTCCTCCCTCGGAAGATACGGTAAACGGCTCAATATTAACCGCTTTTAAAGTTTCAAGCAGCTTTCCGATAACATCCGCTGAATATAAACCGGTAGGATCTTCTGCCTCCTGGCAGCCGATGGAGCTCGGCTCTTTACCACATATTGTTGCGGGAACCGCTGCAGACCCGATAAGCAAACAAATGCAGTTCAGATTTTCAGATTCCGCGGGGAACTCTACAATAGTAAATAGATTTGATTTTGGTATTGATCCTGAAGCGGATAAACCCCGTGTGGAAATCCATCTTCCCGAAGAAAATGCGGTTGTCTTTGATGATTTTGTACTTTCAGGAATGGTATACGATGATGACGGTGCCGCAAAAATCTTTTATAAGATAGATGACGGTCCTTTTAAATCCATTGATATTCAGGACAGCTTTGCAATTCCTCTTACTGTTGATGAGTTAGGCGATAATGCGCATCGGGTTACTTTATATGCTGAAGACATCTATGGCGTTAAAAGCGCTCCCGTGGTACGAAACTTACGAGTATCCACTGCGGTGCCGCAGATAAGCTTTGCAAAACCGGTTCTTGGCGAAACCTTACGGAGAACCATAACCATATCCGGATCCGCAAGTGATAAAAACGGTATTGCCTATGTAGAACTGTCAATGGATAACGGTAGCACATATAATAGAATTCAAGGCAAAGAGAATTGGAGCTACACGGTAGATACGCATGTTATTCCGGATGGCACAAATATGGTTTTTGTCAAAGCAACCGATAGGTATGGACAAACCGGCATCGGCTCACATTTAATCTCAATTGATAATACCCCTCCCGTTGTACGGTTTGAATACCCCGTTGCCGGCGGAAAATACGATAAAACGCTTTTTGTCGCCGGACAAGCAATGGATAATGTTGCGATGGAAGGGATCACAATTCGTTTGCGCGGCTTGGACGGACAAATAGTACCTGCACGCCTTGCCGAAATAAAGGTTACGGAAGCTCGCTTAATAAAACAAGAGATTGATATTTCTTCGTTGGTTGAAGGTCATTATAATCTTGACATTATTGCCATTGATAAGGCAAAAAATATAACAGAGCTTGCACGAAACTTTACTATTTCCCGATCGGATATTGATAGAGTCAAACTTCTGTATCCGCTTGACGGAGAAGCAATGACGGGCGAGTTCAATATATACGGAAAAATTAATAATGAAACGCCGATAGAAAAAGCCTCGCTCTTTATAGACGGAAAAGAATTTGAAACCGTAGATGTTTCAAGAACAGAGTTCTTCGCTTTCAAAATAAAAGAGGGTGTTTTGGAAAACGGAGAGCATTCATTTGCGGTACGGGCGGTATTCCCCGGAAACAAAGTATTTTCCTCAAATACGCACACGATTACCTATAACGTTTCCGGACCATGGGTAACCATTGATAATTTTGCCATGGGAGACTTTGCGATTGAACGCCCCTATATTCGAGGAAAGGCGGGGTATGCTCTTTCAGAAACAGATAAGGCGGTTATGAAATCAAAACAAGCCCTTAGCGAAGAAAAGCGAACCGTAGCTGAAAAAGCAGTTGACTATATTGACATCAGTTTTGATAACGGTAAAAGCTTCCAGAGAATACGAGGAAAAGAAAACTGGAAGTATCGAGTAGAAACAGGCGATATACCCGAAGGCGATCACTTCCTTTTAGTACGCGCAACAATGCGCAATAATGAGGTTGCAACTTCAAGAACTATTTTCCATGTTGATAAAAATCCGCCGCAAGTTATACTGATTGCTCCCCATGAAGGAGGCAGGTATAATGAAAATCTTGGCTTTGTAGGCTTGGCAACCGATGATGTTGCACTTAATACCTTGAACTTCAAGCTGCGAAAAGGAGACAAATCCTTATACGGAGTACCAAAATTTATTCAAGGTTTACACTTTGAATTGGGATTTTGGGGCGCAAGCTTATGGAATATGGGTGTAGGATTAAGTTTCTTTGATAATAACGTTAAGGTGCAGTTCCATTACGGGCAGTTCTTGGATAGCCAGTACAAGTTCTTCTTTAAAAACGCCAATGAAAAGAAGCGCTATGGCGGGCATATTTTCAGTCTTAAACTTCTTGCAAACGTCTTTGAACTTCCTTTTGGATACTATTTCGGACCTGACTGGAACTGGTTCTACATGACCGGTGCACTTGGCGCAAACTTCTCCGTGTTTAGTCAAACACAAAGCGGAAGGCCTCAAGTACTCGCAGCCTTACTCACCCAGTTGGAATTACCGAGAGTACGACTTGACAAACGAAAGACAAAAAACTTTAGCAGTTTTGCGTTCTTTATTGAGGGTTCCCTCTGGTTTATCCCCACCGATGTGGATAGCAAAGACAAATCCGCAATTAAATCAATCATTCCGCACCTTTCCTGCGGAATCCGCGCGGATGTATTCTAA
- a CDS encoding NifU family protein, with product MIHMEDMEKALDMIRPKLRADGGDIELISIEDDGRVKVKLTGACGSCPMSIMTLKMGIEAYLKEIFPELTEVVPA from the coding sequence ATGATACACATGGAAGATATGGAAAAAGCTTTAGATATGATTAGACCTAAACTTCGTGCAGACGGCGGAGATATTGAACTTATATCTATCGAAGATGACGGCAGGGTTAAAGTAAAACTGACCGGTGCATGCGGCTCATGCCCAATGTCGATTATGACATTAAAAATGGGTATAGAAGCGTATCTTAAGGAAATTTTTCCTGAACTTACGGAAGTTGTTCCCGCCTAA